A genomic segment from Gemmatimonadaceae bacterium encodes:
- the lon gene encoding endopeptidase La — MIKPQRKDDILKSDIPPQLPLMALRSTIVYPLGTIAVQMGAPENLALLRSNEGAGLIVALVVFKGDHDDPINLESFKGRVGVAARVHERINLPGDTVQITLQGLRRIVIDEITQVEPYPVASAHAALETPPAANELDELVARVITAAETLAMLVDRIPDEVPAILRMNVSDPGRFADLAATNMNFKIADKDEIVQRLDTGERLKFLLGRLEREVGRAHVVEDVKRHTEIQIEQHEREFYLRQQLRAIQSELGEADPGEKEAVETLKKIALAKLPERAAQEAKRESERLRMLSPASSEYQVIRTYLDWLLTLPWVAQSGNIEIELATVEKSLDNRHYGLNEAKERIIEFLAVRKLRGNDPHGPILCFAGPPGTGKTSLGEAIATAIGREFYRISVGGVRDEAEIRGHRRTYVGAMPGLLIQALRRVAVNDPVFMIDEIDKMSGGGSSGNPTAAMLEVLDPSQNDNFVDHYLNVPFDLSHVLFICTANNVFDIPAPLRDRMEIINISGYTVEEKVEIAWRYVLPRLLLEHGITDKDIQFTDEILIHISSRYSREAGLRNFERDIASILRRRARRKAEGEEGAWVVDVQRVTDVLGNPRYTLEAAEQEPEVGAVTGLAWTATGGDLMSIEALRMAGTGKLTVTGQLGAVMRESVDAAHSYVRSRGDLLEIPAETFKNTDLHVHFPAGAIQKDGPSAGAAITLAIASVLSRRPVRRDVALTGEVTLRGRVLEIGGVKEKILAAYRAGLRQVIMPAHNEKDLREIPEEVKAAMAFTFVSSMDEVLHLMLLKGSAPLPADSPPATGPGKRKRLAIRDTLSAREKNETSSTRRA, encoded by the coding sequence ATGATGACCCGATCAACCTTGAATCGTTCAAGGGCCGCGTAGGCGTAGCGGCGCGCGTTCACGAGCGAATCAACCTCCCGGGCGACACCGTCCAGATCACGCTGCAGGGTTTGCGGCGGATTGTGATCGATGAGATCACTCAGGTTGAACCGTATCCTGTCGCCAGCGCGCACGCTGCGCTCGAAACCCCGCCCGCTGCCAACGAACTCGATGAGCTGGTTGCCCGCGTAATCACTGCTGCCGAGACCCTCGCGATGCTGGTGGACCGGATTCCAGACGAGGTGCCGGCGATTCTGCGCATGAATGTGTCCGACCCCGGCCGCTTTGCAGATCTCGCCGCGACGAACATGAACTTCAAGATCGCGGACAAGGACGAAATCGTGCAGCGGCTCGACACCGGCGAACGATTGAAATTCCTGCTGGGGCGACTGGAGCGCGAGGTAGGTCGTGCCCATGTCGTCGAGGACGTCAAGCGACATACTGAAATCCAGATCGAACAGCACGAGCGCGAGTTCTATCTGCGCCAGCAGCTGCGGGCGATCCAGTCCGAGCTTGGCGAAGCTGACCCTGGTGAAAAGGAAGCAGTCGAGACGCTGAAAAAGATCGCCCTGGCAAAACTCCCGGAACGTGCCGCTCAGGAAGCAAAACGCGAAAGTGAACGCCTGCGGATGTTGTCTCCGGCATCCAGCGAGTACCAGGTAATTCGCACTTATCTCGACTGGTTGCTCACGCTTCCCTGGGTTGCTCAATCGGGCAATATCGAGATCGAGCTTGCAACGGTGGAGAAGTCGCTCGACAACCGGCACTACGGGCTGAACGAAGCGAAAGAGCGGATTATCGAGTTCCTCGCCGTTCGGAAACTCCGGGGCAACGATCCTCACGGCCCCATCCTCTGTTTCGCGGGCCCGCCGGGCACCGGTAAGACTTCGCTGGGTGAAGCGATCGCCACCGCCATCGGGCGTGAGTTCTATCGAATATCGGTTGGCGGTGTGCGAGACGAGGCAGAAATCCGCGGACATCGACGCACTTACGTGGGCGCGATGCCTGGATTGCTGATTCAGGCCCTCCGCCGCGTGGCCGTGAACGATCCCGTTTTCATGATCGATGAAATCGACAAAATGAGCGGCGGTGGATCATCGGGAAATCCGACGGCGGCGATGCTCGAGGTTCTCGACCCTTCGCAGAACGACAATTTCGTCGACCACTATCTGAACGTGCCATTTGATCTGTCCCACGTGCTGTTTATCTGCACCGCAAACAACGTCTTCGACATCCCGGCTCCGCTTCGCGACCGGATGGAGATCATCAACATCTCCGGCTACACAGTCGAGGAGAAGGTGGAGATTGCGTGGCGATACGTTCTGCCGCGGCTTCTTCTGGAGCACGGGATTACGGACAAGGACATCCAGTTCACGGACGAGATCCTGATTCACATTTCCAGCCGGTACTCACGCGAGGCCGGGCTTCGGAACTTCGAGCGCGACATCGCTTCGATACTCCGCCGGCGCGCCCGCCGGAAAGCAGAGGGCGAGGAAGGTGCATGGGTGGTCGACGTTCAGCGTGTCACTGACGTCCTCGGGAATCCGCGTTACACACTCGAAGCGGCGGAACAGGAGCCAGAGGTGGGCGCAGTGACGGGCCTTGCGTGGACAGCGACTGGGGGAGACCTGATGTCGATCGAAGCGCTGAGAATGGCCGGCACGGGAAAACTCACCGTGACAGGACAACTTGGCGCCGTGATGCGGGAGTCAGTCGACGCGGCCCATTCGTATGTAAGGTCGCGGGGCGATCTGCTGGAAATTCCCGCCGAGACTTTCAAGAACACTGATTTGCATGTGCACTTCCCTGCCGGCGCCATCCAGAAGGATGGTCCGAGCGCTGGCGCGGCGATCACGCTCGCAATCGCAAGTGTCCTTAGCCGACGGCCCGTGCGACGCGACGTTGCACTGACCGGGGAGGTGACGCTGCGGGGCAGAGTGCTGGAAATTGGCGGCGTGAAGGAAAAGATTCTTGCGGCTTACCGCGCCGGCCTGAGACAGGTCATCATGCCGGCACACAACGAGAAAGACTTGCGCGAAATCCCTGAGGAAGTGAAAGCAGCGATGGCGTTCACCTTCGTGTCCAGCATGGACGAGGTGCTCCATCTCATGCTGTTGAAAGGCTCAGCACCACTTCCCGCCGATTCGCCGCCGGCAACGGGACCGGGGAAACGGAAAAGGCTGGCAATCCGTGATACTCTGTCTGCCCGGGAGAAAAACGAAACGAGCTCCACGAGAAGGGCGTAG
- a CDS encoding DUF445 family protein → MDFSMENAWVQLAVHVFIGTIAGGVTDTVAVWMLFNPKKKRFGLQGAIPKNQARMARSLGRTVGERLLTPGDLQSELGRPELRAAFEMKLEEVINEIIASREPLIDKVPPGVVTAMEGAMGSYLPTAMGKLGSFLGQPNTRIKLRGALHGLFNRFVEDLKFHEKVLAKLMMSERKFEAALDSIETDGVEQLVVLLDDPIIREEISRTIHDALLAYLQKPIAEIIGDVALTNDPEAGRRLAHSSAPMIWEWMHAQLPSLVERLDVQAMVERKVMAFSTDRVEDILRSVIDNELKLIITIGYALGAVVGVCTFFLSKLIGL, encoded by the coding sequence ATGGATTTCAGCATGGAGAACGCGTGGGTACAACTCGCGGTGCACGTGTTCATCGGCACGATTGCCGGCGGCGTGACGGACACGGTCGCGGTCTGGATGCTCTTCAACCCCAAGAAAAAACGGTTCGGATTACAGGGGGCAATCCCGAAGAATCAGGCGCGAATGGCTCGCAGCCTGGGACGTACTGTCGGCGAACGGCTCCTGACGCCGGGAGATTTACAAAGCGAGCTCGGCAGGCCTGAGTTGCGGGCCGCATTCGAAATGAAGCTGGAAGAGGTGATTAACGAGATCATCGCATCGCGTGAGCCGCTGATCGACAAGGTACCGCCCGGAGTCGTGACCGCCATGGAAGGTGCGATGGGTTCATATCTTCCCACCGCGATGGGAAAACTGGGTTCATTTCTCGGGCAGCCCAATACCAGAATCAAGCTGCGGGGGGCACTGCACGGTCTGTTCAACCGGTTCGTCGAAGATCTGAAGTTCCATGAGAAAGTGCTTGCCAAGCTGATGATGTCGGAACGGAAGTTCGAGGCGGCACTCGACTCGATTGAAACCGACGGCGTCGAACAGCTCGTCGTTTTGCTGGATGATCCGATCATTCGGGAAGAGATCAGCCGCACCATTCACGATGCGTTGCTGGCGTATCTTCAGAAACCAATCGCCGAAATCATCGGCGATGTAGCATTGACCAACGATCCCGAAGCGGGCAGGCGGCTTGCGCATTCGAGCGCGCCCATGATCTGGGAGTGGATGCACGCTCAACTGCCTTCCCTCGTCGAGCGCCTCGACGTTCAGGCAATGGTCGAGCGGAAGGTCATGGCCTTCAGCACTGATCGTGTGGAAGACATCCTGCGCTCGGTAATCGACAATGAGCTCAAGCTCATTATCACTATCGGTTATGCGCTTGGAGCAGTAGTTGGCGTTTGCACTTTCTTCCTGTCCAAGCTCATTGGGCTTTGA
- a CDS encoding prepilin peptidase codes for MDTLWAIYSFVVGACFGSFLNVCISRWPDDLSVVSPRSRCPKCERQITAFENIPLISWLALRGRCRGCASPISFQYPLVELTAGLIWLACYMNYGLTFTALRVAMLATVLLGIAITDAKRYLIPDGFTVFGLAWVMLTAVIALFVGDAPPFAGLYSAFIGACVGAGAIAIAGWIGEVTLGKEAMGFGDVTLMAVVGGAVGPDRALITVFIGALLGALIFLGIVYPIAWLRAKRTEAEFSAPLVPFGVFLAPAAMIALLWGDSLISTYARYSGL; via the coding sequence ATGGATACCCTCTGGGCGATCTACAGTTTTGTGGTTGGAGCATGTTTCGGTTCCTTTCTGAACGTCTGCATCTCGCGGTGGCCGGACGATCTGTCGGTAGTCTCACCCCGCTCCCGCTGCCCGAAATGCGAGCGCCAGATAACGGCATTCGAGAATATTCCGCTCATCAGCTGGCTTGCCCTGAGAGGTCGTTGCCGGGGTTGCGCCAGCCCGATTTCGTTCCAGTATCCGCTGGTTGAGTTGACCGCTGGTTTGATATGGCTGGCGTGCTACATGAATTACGGGCTCACATTCACCGCCCTCCGCGTCGCGATGCTGGCGACAGTTCTTCTCGGCATCGCAATCACGGATGCAAAGCGTTACCTCATTCCCGACGGCTTCACGGTATTTGGTCTCGCGTGGGTGATGTTGACGGCCGTGATCGCGCTGTTTGTCGGCGATGCACCACCTTTCGCCGGCCTGTACAGTGCGTTCATCGGCGCGTGCGTCGGAGCTGGCGCGATTGCGATAGCGGGGTGGATAGGTGAAGTAACCTTGGGAAAGGAAGCGATGGGGTTCGGCGACGTCACCTTGATGGCTGTAGTCGGCGGCGCGGTGGGACCAGACCGTGCACTCATCACGGTATTCATCGGCGCCCTGCTCGGAGCGCTAATCTTTCTCGGTATTGTCTACCCGATTGCGTGGCTTCGAGCGAAAAGGACGGAAGCCGAGTTCTCTGCTCCACTGGTTCCATTTGGGGTGTTTCTTGCGCCTGCCGCAATGATCGCGTTGCTTTGGGGCGACTCACTCATCTCGACCTACGCACGCTATTCAGGCCTCTAG
- a CDS encoding RNA methyltransferase: MRLLTLARDLRRRKSRERQSLFVAEGVRSVEELLSSSVSILGVLTAPQLKDAPRGTELLQLLAERNVIITPVNDAEFRSAAETESPQGILAVAEIPTYSLETLATSTEFRILLLDGLQDPGNVGTVLRTAAAFSFDATIALPGTVDIWNAKVVRSAMGSLFRHPAFHDTAENVFTFLAEHGAETWGADTTGAPTGDHAIPGRLALAVGNEGAGLSSYVCNRVDRLVSIDISKSVESLNVAVATGIFLYQLRK; encoded by the coding sequence GTGAGATTGCTGACACTCGCTCGTGACCTTCGGCGCCGAAAATCAAGGGAGCGCCAGTCCCTTTTTGTAGCTGAGGGAGTTCGCTCGGTAGAGGAACTCCTCTCGTCTTCGGTAAGTATCCTTGGCGTTCTGACCGCCCCGCAACTGAAAGACGCGCCGCGCGGCACTGAGCTTCTACAACTTCTCGCCGAACGAAACGTCATCATCACGCCCGTGAACGATGCGGAGTTTCGTTCTGCCGCCGAAACCGAGTCCCCGCAGGGAATTCTGGCAGTCGCCGAAATACCGACATACAGTCTCGAGACGCTGGCAACCAGTACCGAATTTCGCATTTTGCTGCTCGATGGTCTGCAGGATCCCGGAAACGTCGGCACCGTTCTGCGCACCGCCGCCGCCTTCTCTTTCGATGCGACCATCGCTTTACCTGGTACCGTCGATATCTGGAACGCCAAAGTCGTCCGTAGCGCGATGGGGTCTCTCTTCCGTCATCCCGCATTTCATGATACCGCGGAGAATGTATTTACGTTCCTTGCTGAGCATGGAGCGGAGACATGGGGAGCCGATACCACGGGCGCCCCAACAGGCGACCATGCCATTCCCGGTCGTCTGGCGCTCGCAGTCGGAAACGAGGGCGCAGGTCTGTCGTCTTACGTGTGTAACCGTGTCGACCGTCTCGTGTCGATCGACATCTCCAAGTCAGTGGAATCCCTGAACGTCGCTGTCGCTACCGGCATTTTCCTTTATCAGCTCAGGAAATAA
- a CDS encoding M48 family metallopeptidase, with protein MRRIFVLSALTLSISACGISQQQEVELGTDYARQINSQLPIVSDPELNRYINVLGDQLARTTSRADLDWRFYIVDSREVNAFAVPGGFIYVNRGLIERTTEMSELAGVLGHEIGHVVQRHSVEQMEKAQGANIGVTLACVLTSVCNSDIAQAGINIAGGAVFARFGRQAEAEADVDAVNTVVRSGIHPRGIVTMFQTLLAERRTRPSGVASWFATHPLEEDRIASTQALISRVPATTLSRLNRNTTNYDRFKSRLRSLPPSPAPRRTR; from the coding sequence ATGAGACGAATTTTTGTGTTGTCTGCGCTGACTCTGTCAATCTCGGCGTGTGGCATTTCCCAGCAGCAGGAAGTTGAGCTCGGCACTGATTACGCAAGGCAGATCAATTCTCAGCTGCCGATAGTGAGCGATCCGGAGCTGAACCGCTACATCAATGTCCTTGGCGACCAACTGGCACGAACCACGAGCCGCGCGGACCTTGACTGGCGCTTTTACATCGTTGACAGCAGAGAGGTCAATGCGTTCGCCGTTCCCGGCGGTTTCATCTACGTCAATCGTGGTTTGATTGAACGCACCACCGAGATGTCCGAGCTGGCCGGAGTGCTCGGTCATGAAATCGGGCACGTGGTGCAGCGGCATAGCGTCGAGCAGATGGAAAAAGCACAGGGTGCAAATATCGGTGTGACGCTTGCCTGCGTTCTCACCAGTGTATGCAACAGTGATATCGCGCAGGCGGGAATCAACATCGCCGGCGGGGCGGTATTTGCGCGCTTCGGACGTCAGGCCGAGGCGGAGGCCGACGTAGACGCTGTCAACACCGTCGTTCGCTCGGGAATCCATCCGAGGGGCATCGTCACGATGTTCCAGACACTGTTGGCCGAGCGAAGAACCCGGCCCAGCGGTGTAGCGTCATGGTTTGCGACCCACCCGCTCGAGGAAGACAGAATCGCCAGTACCCAGGCGCTCATCAGCCGGGTCCCAGCCACGACGCTGAGCCGACTCAACCGGAACACGACCAACTATGATCGCTTCAAGTCCCGGCTGCGCTCGCTGCCTCCGTCACCCGCCCCTCGGCGAACGCGGTAG
- the thiD gene encoding bifunctional hydroxymethylpyrimidine kinase/phosphomethylpyrimidine kinase — MKVALTVAGSDSGGGAGIQADLKTFHRFGVFGTSAVTAITAQNTTGVLHWEALQPSLVKAQIDAVATDLRPRSVKSGMLANEGIARAVAAALREHEMGPYVLDPVMVATSGDLLADGGTAEAIRALLLPLAALVTPNSDEAAVLAGFPVQNSDDMHRAAETIFLLGAKAVLVKGGHIASARDESVVDVFYDGAFEVFTHARLATTSTHGTGCTLSAAVAAQLACGTELRTSVRVAIDYVHSAIASAPGLGAGNGPLNHFAGGSLPTNAVTSA; from the coding sequence ATGAAGGTCGCGTTGACGGTCGCAGGCTCCGATTCTGGAGGAGGCGCAGGAATCCAGGCTGATCTCAAGACCTTCCATAGGTTCGGAGTGTTCGGCACGTCGGCGGTTACAGCAATCACAGCTCAGAACACAACTGGTGTTTTGCATTGGGAAGCTCTCCAGCCATCCCTTGTAAAGGCGCAGATTGACGCGGTTGCGACTGACCTCCGACCACGGTCGGTGAAAAGCGGCATGCTCGCCAACGAGGGAATCGCGCGAGCGGTCGCCGCCGCGCTCCGCGAGCATGAAATGGGCCCCTACGTGCTCGATCCGGTGATGGTCGCAACTTCAGGTGACCTGCTCGCTGACGGCGGTACCGCGGAGGCGATTCGGGCGCTGTTGCTCCCCCTGGCCGCGCTGGTAACGCCGAACTCGGATGAGGCAGCAGTGCTCGCCGGCTTTCCCGTTCAGAACTCCGACGACATGCACCGAGCCGCTGAAACGATTTTTCTTCTGGGAGCCAAGGCCGTTCTCGTAAAGGGGGGGCACATCGCGTCTGCGCGCGACGAATCAGTGGTCGACGTGTTCTATGACGGTGCTTTCGAGGTCTTCACACATGCACGACTTGCCACCACCAGCACACACGGCACGGGTTGTACGCTTTCGGCTGCAGTCGCCGCCCAGCTTGCCTGCGGCACCGAGCTGAGGACTTCAGTCAGAGTTGCAATTGACTATGTGCACTCCGCGATCGCGTCGGCGCCAGGGCTCGGTGCCGGCAATGGCCCACTCAATCACTTCGCGGGCGGAAGTCTCCCAACGAACGCCGTCACCAGCGCCTGA
- a CDS encoding purine-nucleoside phosphorylase yields the protein MTRRYGFEAARESADAIRDRIGPAVPEIAITLGSGLGGLADQIENSVHIPFAEIPGFPSATVVGHAGTLVAGTLAGRQVVALAGRFHMYEGHAPQVAAFPIRMMHALGARTYFASNAAGGIRRDLVTGDLMIIEDHLNLAWSNPLTGHVEDGDERFPDMSAPYDMMLRSVLQSCADTLGIVVKEGVYAWLAGPSYETRAEVRMLERLGADAVGMSTVPEIIVARALGMRAVGVSCIANAASGLSEGPVLHSDVLEVTARAAECFQALVTAFVGRLPPAK from the coding sequence GTGACCAGGCGATACGGATTTGAGGCAGCCCGCGAGTCAGCGGATGCGATACGGGACCGCATTGGCCCAGCGGTACCCGAAATTGCGATCACACTTGGGTCTGGTCTTGGAGGACTCGCGGACCAGATCGAAAACTCCGTTCACATTCCGTTTGCGGAAATTCCAGGGTTCCCCAGTGCCACAGTGGTTGGCCATGCCGGAACACTGGTAGCGGGGACGCTCGCGGGAAGGCAGGTCGTCGCCCTTGCAGGACGGTTTCACATGTACGAGGGCCACGCGCCGCAGGTCGCTGCATTTCCCATACGAATGATGCATGCGCTTGGCGCCCGCACCTATTTCGCGTCGAACGCCGCCGGCGGAATCAGGCGCGACCTGGTTACGGGCGACCTGATGATCATCGAAGATCATCTTAATCTTGCGTGGAGCAATCCGCTGACTGGACACGTAGAGGACGGCGACGAGCGCTTTCCGGACATGAGTGCTCCCTACGACATGATGCTTCGCTCGGTGTTGCAATCCTGCGCGGATACGCTGGGTATCGTCGTCAAGGAGGGAGTGTATGCATGGCTCGCCGGCCCGTCATACGAAACCCGTGCGGAAGTGAGAATGCTCGAGCGGCTTGGGGCCGATGCGGTCGGCATGTCGACAGTGCCGGAGATCATCGTTGCGCGGGCGCTTGGCATGCGTGCGGTGGGCGTTAGCTGCATCGCCAACGCCGCATCGGGATTATCCGAGGGTCCTGTACTGCATTCGGACGTGCTTGAAGTAACAGCCCGCGCGGCGGAATGCTTTCAGGCGCTGGTGACGGCGTTCGTTGGGAGACTTCCGCCCGCGAAGTGA
- the add gene encoding adenosine deaminase produces MLTSELLRRLPKAELHCHLDGSVRPATLLELGREYGVRMPRQSEEELRDYMLVSDARSLEDYLQRFEVTVSVMQSAEAIERIAYELGEDAWRDGVRYIEVRNAPILNSRGALSIDEALEAQIRGLQRAERDFGIVCRSIVCSLRQLPPATSLEMARLAVSYKDRGVVAFDLAGGEAGFPAAAHGAAFAYAREHHLAVTVHAGEGDGADSVRGAVHSCGAHRIGHATRLIEDAELTQYVNDRRIGLEICLTSNVQTHAASSYETHPLREYFNRGLNVALNTDNRLMSGTTLTDEFAFAARHLDFTLDELSTLALNSFESAFLPWEQRMELLESVSAELMSMAGNES; encoded by the coding sequence CCAAAAGCGGAGCTTCACTGCCATCTCGACGGATCGGTACGACCGGCGACCCTCCTCGAGCTGGGCCGCGAATACGGCGTCAGAATGCCGCGCCAATCCGAGGAGGAATTGCGGGACTATATGCTCGTGAGCGATGCTCGCTCCCTCGAGGATTACCTGCAGAGATTCGAGGTGACAGTATCGGTGATGCAATCGGCCGAGGCGATCGAGCGCATTGCCTACGAGCTGGGTGAAGATGCCTGGAGAGACGGTGTCAGATACATCGAGGTTCGTAACGCGCCGATTCTCAACAGCCGCGGTGCGCTTTCGATTGACGAGGCACTGGAGGCACAGATCCGGGGCCTCCAGCGGGCGGAACGCGATTTCGGAATAGTCTGCCGTTCCATTGTGTGCTCGCTTCGCCAGCTGCCGCCTGCGACTTCGCTGGAGATGGCGCGTCTGGCGGTTTCATACAAAGACCGGGGTGTCGTTGCTTTCGATCTTGCCGGCGGCGAGGCAGGATTTCCGGCCGCCGCGCATGGCGCCGCGTTCGCATATGCAAGGGAGCATCATCTCGCCGTGACTGTGCATGCGGGCGAGGGCGACGGGGCCGACTCGGTGCGCGGCGCGGTGCACTCATGTGGCGCTCACCGTATTGGCCATGCAACCCGCCTCATTGAGGATGCCGAGCTGACACAATATGTGAACGACCGCCGGATCGGACTCGAGATCTGCCTGACGAGCAACGTTCAGACGCACGCAGCGTCATCGTACGAAACTCATCCACTGCGGGAATATTTCAACCGCGGATTGAACGTCGCCCTCAACACCGACAATCGCCTTATGAGCGGGACGACCCTTACCGACGAGTTTGCGTTTGCCGCGCGTCACCTCGATTTCACGCTGGATGAGCTCTCGACGTTGGCCCTGAACAGTTTCGAGAGCGCCTTCCTTCCGTGGGAGCAGCGAATGGAGCTGCTGGAATCCGTGTCTGCGGAGCTGATGTCGATGGCGGGTAACGAATCGTGA